ATCAGCAGCAGTTCGTCGGCCTCTTGCAGCACCCAGTCCGGCAGGGTTTCGCGGACCAGCACACCGGTGATGCCGCGCACCTGGTCGTTGAGGCTTTCCAGGTGCTGGACGTTGACCGTGGTGAACACGTTGATACCGGCGGCGAGCAATTCCTGAATATCTTGCCAGCGCTTTTCATGACGACTGCCGGGGGCGTTGCTGTGGGCCAGTTCGTCCACCAGCACCAGCTTGGGCTTGGCGGCGAGCAGGCCGTCGAGGTCCATTTCTTCAAGCATGACGCCACGGTATTCACTGCGCAGCAATGGCTGTTGCGGCAGGCCACTGAGCAAGGCTTCGGTCTCGGCGCGGCCGTGGGTTTCGACCACACCGGCGATCAGGCGCACGCCCTGGCGTAACTGCGTGTGGGCGGCCTGCAGCATGGCGTAGGTCTTGCCCACGCCGGGTGCGGCGCCGAGGAAGACCTTGAGCCGGCCGCGGCCGTCCCGGGGCAGGTCGGCTAGGAGGGCGTCGGCGCGGCCGGAGTCGCTCATGCTGGGGAGTTCCTTCAGGTAGTAAAGTTCACTGAAGATCCAATGTGGGAGCGGGCTTGCTCGCGAAAGCGGTCTGCCAGTGACGGAAGTACTGGCAGATATGCCGTCTTCACGAGCAAGCCCGCTCCCACAGGGGTTCAGAGTTTTTCCAGGGCCATATTCAGCGCCAGCACGTTCACTACCGGCGGGCCCACCAACGGGCTTTCTATGTGCTCATCCAGCAACCGTTGCAAGGTCGACACCGGTACATTCCGCGCTGCTGCCACCCGCGCCAGTTGATAGGCAATCGCCTGCGGTGGCAAGTGTGGATCAAGACCGCTGCCAGAGGTAGTCAGCGACACCAAAGGCACTGGCCCCTGGCCAGGTACAAGTTGTTTGTTCGCGTCGTCGAAAATGCGCGTCGCCAGTGCCGGGTTGCTTGGGCCCAGGTTACTGGCGCTGCTGGAAACCGTAGCAAATGCGCCCGCCGAAGGACGCGGATGAAACCAGTTGTCACCGGTAAAATCCTGGGCGATCAGGCTGGAACCGCGCACCTTGCCGCTGTCATCGCGCACCAGGCTGCCATTGGCCTGGTCGGGAAAGGCGACTTGGGCGACGCCGGTCACCACCAAGGGGTAGGCGACGCCGGTGACCAGGGTCATGAGGACCAGCAGGCTCAGCGCTGGACGGATTATGTTGGACATTTCAAATTCCTCTATTGCGTGGAATACGTACTTGTAGTGAGCGGGCTTGTCCCGGTACAGACCGGGGACATCGTTTACATTTCTAACCGGGGACATGGTTTACAGGTTATTACGCATGATCAGGAGGTAACTGATCATGCCCTGGAACCAAGAGTCTCCCATGGATCAACGAATCAAACTGGTCATCGACTGGCTTTCTGGTGACTTCACCAAAAGCCAGTTAGCTCGGCGCTTCGGCGTCAGTCGACCGACTGTAGATAAATGGATCTCCCGTCACGTTGAAGGAGATTTAAAGTCGTTGGCAGAGCTATCTCGACGACCCCATAACAGCCCAAACAAGACTGACGATGAGATCTTGGCTCGCATAGTGGCGATGAAAGAAGCCCACTATGAATGGGGGCCGAAGAAGCTTGTCAGGCTATTAGGAATCGATGATTCGTCGGTCGCCTGGCCATCTCCAAGCACGGCAGGCCAATGGCTTGACCGTCTTGGGCTGGTCAAAAACGACGCTTCAAACGACGGCACAGTACCGGTCACAGGGAAATGCGCGAAGCCAACGAGCCCAACAATACGTGGTGCGCTGACTACAAAGGGCAGTTCAAGATGCTCAACGCCCATATGTGCTATCCCTTAACCGTTACAGACCATGCCTCTCGTATGATTTTTGGCGTGCAGAGCTCACTCCAGGATCATGACCAAGCCTGTAAAACAAGCATTTGAGAGGCTTTTCCATGAGTACGGAATGCCTGAAGTCATTCGGTCTGACAACGGCGTTCCTTTTGCGTCTCCAGGCCTGGCAAGAATGTCCACACTGGCCGTTTGGTGGATCCGTTTGGGTATATATCCGGAGCGAACCATGCCGGGAAGACCGGACCAAAATGGCCGGCATGAACGGATGCATCGCAGTATGAAGTTAGAGCTACCGATTGGGAAAAACCTGGTTGAGCAGCAGCTTTTTCTAGAGCACTTTCGACATGAATTCAATTACATACGCCCCCACGAGGCGCTCGGCATGAAGCGCCCAGGAGAGCTGTATGTGCCGTCTAATCGACCTTATCCAGGATGCTTGCCGGATGTGGAATATGCGGCGGAAATGAAAGTACGAAGCGTAAGGAAAAACGGCTCGATCATGTGGAAAGGAAAGTTGGTGTTTGTTAGCGAAGCACTATCAGGAGAACGGATTGCGCTCAAGGAAGTTGAAGAAGATGTTTGGGATCTTTACCTGTGTGATTATCCCTGGGGAGGCTTGGACGAGGAATGAGCCGCGTCCAAGCTTCAAATGTGTAAACGATGTCTCCGGTTTCAGATGTAAAGGATGTCTACGGTTCTACACCCGCGCTGGGGGCAAAGCCGCCCTAAAACCAGACACCTCGGTCTTCCTGAAACACCGCGGCGTCCTGATTAGGGCGGCTTCGCCACCAGCGCGGGCGGTGCGACGATTCGACGAGCCCGCTCACTACGGGTTACACCAGGTGGAGTGCGGTCAGCAGCATGTCGATGGCCTTGATGCCTACGAACGGCACCAGAATCCCACCCAGCCCGTAGATCAGCAGGTTGCGACGCAGCAACGCCGCCGCACTCGCCGCCTGCACCCGTACACCGCGCAGCGCCAGGGGAATCAGCACCACGATGATCAGGGCGTTGAACACGATGGCCGAGAGAATCGCGCTTTGCGGGCTCTGCAGGTGCATCACGTTGAGCACGCCCAGTTGCGGGTAGATCGAGGCGAACAGCGCCGGCAGGATCGCGAAGTACTTGGCCACGTCGTTGGCGATGGAGAAGGTGGTAAGTGCGCCACGGGTCACCAGCAATTCCTTGCCGATCTGCACCACGTCCAGCAGCTTGGTCGGGTCGCTGTCGAGGTCGACCATGTTGGCGGCTTCGCGAGCGGCTTGGGTGCCGTCGTTCATCGCCATGCCAACGTCAGCTTGGGCCAAGGCCGGGGCATCGTTGGCGCCGTCGCCACACATGGCAACCAGGCGACCGTCGTTCTGCTCGTGACGAATGCGCGCGAGTTTTTTCTCCGGCGTGGCTTCGGCCAATACGTCGTCCACGCCTGCTTCAGCAGCAATTGCGGCAGCGGTCAGAGGGTTGTCGCCGGTGACCATCACGGTACGAATGCCCAGCTTGCGCAGTTCGGCGAAACGTTCGCGGATACCGGGTTTGACCACGTCCTTGAGGTGGATTGCACCGAGCAACTTACCGTCGGCGCACACCAGCAACGGGGTGCCGCCGCTTTGGGCGATCTTGTCGATCTCCCGCGACAACGCAGGTTGCAAGTCACGACGTTGTTGGCCGATGAAAGCGAGCAGCGAGTCCACCGCGCCTTTACGGAATACACGGCCCTGGTAGTCGACACCGGACAAACGGGTTTCGGCACTAAAGGGCACCGAGGTCAGTTGGTCCAGCGACGGCTCGGCTTGCGGGTGCAAGGCACGCAGGTATTCGACGATGGATTTGCCTTCTGCAGTGTCGTCCGCCAGCGACGCCAACAGGGCGCCTTCGGCCAAGTCACGGCCACTGACGCCAGGCGCTGCGATGACTGCTGCACAGCGACGATTACCAAAGGTGATGGTGCCGGTTTTATCCAACAGCAACACATGTACGTCACCTGCTGCTTCCACGGCACGTCCGGATTTGGCGATCACGTTGAGACGCACCAGGCGGTCCATGCCAGCGATACCGATGGCCGACAACAAGCCGCCGATGGTGGTAGGAATCAGCGTCACCAACAGTGCGACCAAGAACACCAGAGGCAGGCTGCCATTGGCAAAGTGGGCGAACGGCTGCAGGGTCACCACCACCAGCAGGAAGATCAGCGTCAGGCCGATCAGCAGGATATCCAGCGCCACTTCGTTGGGGGTTTTCTGGCGTTTGGCGCCTTCCACCAGGGCGATCATGCGGTCGAGCGTGGACTCACCGGGGTTGACGGTAATACGCACCAACAACCAGTCCGACACCAGACGGGTGTTGCCGGTGACAGCCGAACGATCACCGCCAGATTCACGGATGACCGGCGCGGACTCACCGGTGATCGCCGCTTCGTTGACCGCCGCGATACCTTCGATGACCTCGCCGTCACCGGGGATCATTTCCCCGGCGGCGACGCGCACCACATCACCTTTGCGCAAGCTAGTAGCTGGCACGACCTTGAAGCTGCCATCCGCCTCTTTGCGCCGTGCACTCAGGCCTTCGCTGCCAGCCTTGAGGCTGTCGGCGCGAGCCTTGCCACGCCCTTCGGCCAAGGCTTCGGCGAAGTTGGCGAACAGCACGGTGAACCACAGCCACACGGCGATCTGCACGGCGACGTAGGTCGGTACAGTGGTTTCCGGCACAAAGCACAGCACGGTGGTGAGGATGGCGGTCAATTCGACCACCAGCATGACCGGCGAGCGTTGCAG
The Pseudomonas poae DNA segment above includes these coding regions:
- the kdpB gene encoding K(+)-transporting ATPase subunit B; the protein is MKMNMPAKNAAPVHTQEPAKTAISALWRPALVQAFVKLDPRQLQRSPVMLVVELTAILTTVLCFVPETTVPTYVAVQIAVWLWFTVLFANFAEALAEGRGKARADSLKAGSEGLSARRKEADGSFKVVPATSLRKGDVVRVAAGEMIPGDGEVIEGIAAVNEAAITGESAPVIRESGGDRSAVTGNTRLVSDWLLVRITVNPGESTLDRMIALVEGAKRQKTPNEVALDILLIGLTLIFLLVVVTLQPFAHFANGSLPLVFLVALLVTLIPTTIGGLLSAIGIAGMDRLVRLNVIAKSGRAVEAAGDVHVLLLDKTGTITFGNRRCAAVIAAPGVSGRDLAEGALLASLADDTAEGKSIVEYLRALHPQAEPSLDQLTSVPFSAETRLSGVDYQGRVFRKGAVDSLLAFIGQQRRDLQPALSREIDKIAQSGGTPLLVCADGKLLGAIHLKDVVKPGIRERFAELRKLGIRTVMVTGDNPLTAAAIAAEAGVDDVLAEATPEKKLARIRHEQNDGRLVAMCGDGANDAPALAQADVGMAMNDGTQAAREAANMVDLDSDPTKLLDVVQIGKELLVTRGALTTFSIANDVAKYFAILPALFASIYPQLGVLNVMHLQSPQSAILSAIVFNALIIVVLIPLALRGVRVQAASAAALLRRNLLIYGLGGILVPFVGIKAIDMLLTALHLV
- the kdpC gene encoding potassium-transporting ATPase subunit KdpC; translation: MSNIIRPALSLLVLMTLVTGVAYPLVVTGVAQVAFPDQANGSLVRDDSGKVRGSSLIAQDFTGDNWFHPRPSAGAFATVSSSASNLGPSNPALATRIFDDANKQLVPGQGPVPLVSLTTSGSGLDPHLPPQAIAYQLARVAAARNVPVSTLQRLLDEHIESPLVGPPVVNVLALNMALEKL